GGCGGAGTCTCGCACCCCATCGCGGCATCCGGTGCCTCGGTCGCCGAGGGCGCCGACGCGCTGGAGGCGATGCTCGGGTCGCTGGCGACGGAGGGCAAGCGCGTCTACCTCGTCGGACACAGCAAGGGCGGAGCCGCCATCGCCGAGCTCGTGGCGCGGTGGGATCGGGCGCCGCACCTTCGAGTCAGGGACGTCGTGGGATCCGCCCTCCTCGATCCACCGCTCGACGTCGGCCTCCTCGGGGCGCTGCAGAGCCTCGGGCTCCCTTTCGTTGTCGTCCCGAACGACGGCGGATACGACCCCCAGGCGTGCACGGTGACCCGTTGCGGTGACGCCCGGGTCGACCTGGGTGTCGCCTCGTCGGTCGAGGTCCTGGTGATCCGGAATCCGGATGCCGCCGTGACGAGCTTCGTCGACGTGCCGGACGGGCTGCGGGTGCACGATCTCGAGAGAGACGGCGGCACGCACGCCTTCGTCGGCGGCAGGAGCCTGGCGGGCATGCTCGAGAGGATCCAGGAAGCTCACACCGCACCCATCGGCCACCCGGCGACGGCGGCGTGCATCCTCGAGGAGCTGCGTGAGCTGCGGTCGTGTCGTTGGACCGCCGGCGCCACATGGAACCTCACGGATCGCCCGCGACGCGTGACGGGGGTGGACGTACGGAGGCGTAGCCGCCCGCCTCACCCGTCCGATGCGGGGTGAGGCGCCCTCACCTGAGGCGCCTTCACCTGTCGGATGCGGGGTGAGGCGCCTTCACCTGTCGGATGCGGGGTGAGGCGCCCTCACCCGTCCGATGCGGGGTGAGGCGCCCTCACCTGTCGGATGCGGGGTGAGGCGCCCTCACCCGTCCGATGCGGGGTGAGGGCGGTCACCCGCCGGGTTGATGACATGGCGGGTAAACGGCGTCGCCTCGATGGGCAGGCCCGCCGCGGCCCAGGCGACGATGCCACCCGCCATGTTGACGAGATTGCTCAGGCCGAGCCGGGTGGCCAGGGCGCCAACGACGGCGTGGGAGCGCACCCCCGTGCGGCAGTAGACGACGACCGGTCCGTCGCGCGGTAGGTCGCCGTGCCAGTCGCCGATCGTCGACATGGGCATCCACTGCGCGCCCGGGATCCTCGCCTCGGCCCACTCGGGCGCCTCGCGGACGTCGACGAGGGGGGCCCCGCCCCCAACGAGGTCGTGTGCCTCGGTTGGGAGCACGTTCTTGACGAGGGCTTCGGGCTCCACCTGCGGGATCGTAGCGAGGGACCTCTCCGAACCATCCTCAACCGGGCGCCCCGGCAGCCGATACATCTTGGAGATGTTGCGTCGAACTCGTCGCGGCGAGACGCGATCGGCTCGGGCGGGCGAGACGGCGCGGGCCCGAGTGCTCTATTGGATGGTTGTCACTTGAACGAGCTGATCCAGATGTACCGCGAGGCGATTCGCGACGAGACGGTCGCCCTCGATGAGCTCGTTGCCCGGATCCCAACCGATCCCGCCGCGGCCGAGGGGATCAAGGACATCGCCCACCGGCTCAAGGGGTCGGGGTCGAGCTACGGCTTCCCCGAGATCACGGCGCGCGCCATGAACGTGCTCGCAACGCCGGATGCCGGCATCGTCGGCGTGACCGGCGAGCTACTCGAGGTACTCCGCCTCGTCGCGCAGGGAGGGAGCCTCGAGAAGCGACGCGTCCTGGTCGTCGAGGACGACAGGCTCATCAGGATGCTCCTCATGAAGTCGCTCACAGACGACAAGCTCGACGTGCTGGAGGCCGGGACGCTCGCAGAGGCCAGGCAGATCATCGGTGCGGATGTCGTAGACGTGCTGCTGCTCGACCTGTT
This genomic interval from Acidimicrobiia bacterium contains the following:
- a CDS encoding rhodanese-like domain-containing protein gives rise to the protein MEPEALVKNVLPTEAHDLVGGGAPLVDVREAPEWAEARIPGAQWMPMSTIGDWHGDLPRDGPVVVYCRTGVRSHAVVGALATRLGLSNLVNMAGGIVAWAAAGLPIEATPFTRHVINPAGDRPHPASDG